One region of Streptomyces leeuwenhoekii genomic DNA includes:
- a CDS encoding TetR/AcrR family transcriptional regulator, with amino-acid sequence MTSQAADRPDTVVASRRSKITPEREQEFFDAVLEQIRECGYDAVTMEGVAASTRCSKSTLYRQWKTKPQFVAAALRSHRRVRFAGIDTGSLAEDLRQAARAAGEWSGRDTRLLQALGHAVMQDAELQQALREALVEPEIAALREILERGVARGEVAADHPALEYVPAQMFGVLRVRPVVEGEYADADYLVRFVEAAVLPALGLT; translated from the coding sequence ATGACGTCGCAGGCCGCGGACCGTCCGGACACGGTCGTCGCCTCGCGCCGCTCCAAGATCACGCCGGAGCGTGAGCAGGAGTTCTTCGACGCCGTCCTCGAGCAGATCCGGGAGTGCGGTTACGACGCCGTCACCATGGAGGGCGTGGCCGCCAGCACCCGGTGCAGCAAGTCCACGCTCTACCGGCAGTGGAAGACCAAGCCCCAGTTCGTGGCGGCGGCCCTGCGCTCCCATCGCCGGGTGCGCTTCGCGGGCATCGACACCGGATCGCTCGCCGAGGACCTGCGCCAGGCGGCCAGGGCGGCGGGCGAGTGGTCGGGCAGGGACACCCGGCTGCTCCAGGCGCTCGGCCACGCCGTGATGCAGGACGCGGAGCTTCAGCAGGCGCTGCGGGAGGCGCTCGTCGAGCCCGAGATCGCCGCGCTGCGGGAGATCCTGGAGCGCGGTGTGGCGCGGGGCGAGGTCGCCGCGGACCACCCGGCACTGGAGTACGTGCCCGCGCAGATGTTCGGCGTCCTGCGGGTGCGGCCCGTCGTGGAGGGCGAGTACGCCGACGCGGACTACCTGGTCCGTTTCGTGGAGGCCGCCGTGCTGCCGGCCCTCGGCCTCACCTGA